In the Corythoichthys intestinalis isolate RoL2023-P3 chromosome 12, ASM3026506v1, whole genome shotgun sequence genome, one interval contains:
- the LOC130926804 gene encoding F-box-like/WD repeat-containing protein TBL1X: MSITSDEVNFLVYRYLQESGFSHSAFTFGIESHISQSNINGTLVPPAALISILQKGLQYVEAEISINEDGTVFDGRPIESLSLIDAVMPDVVQTRQQAFRDKLAQQQAACTMAASTSGNQSNAPKNGDATVNGEENGTHNMNNHCESMDMDVDVEIPASKATVLRGHESEVFICAWNPVSDLLASGSGDSTARIWNLNENNNSNSTQLVLRHCIREGGQDVPSNKDVTSLDWNSDGTLLATGSYDGFARIWTKDGNLASTLGQHKGPIFALKWNKKGNSILSAGVDKTTIIWDAHTGEAKQQFPFHSAPALDVDWQNNTTFASCSTDMCIHVCRLGSDRPLKTFQGHTNEVNAIKWDPSGMLLASCSDDMTLKIWSMKQESCVHDLQAHSKEIYTIKWSPTGPGTSNPNSNIMLASASFDSTVRLWDVERGVCIHTLTKHQEPVYSVAFSPDGKHLASGSFDKCVHIWNTTSGALVHSYRGTGGIFEVCWNSTGDKVGASASDGSVCVLDLRK, from the exons ATGAGTATTACCAGTGACGAGGTGAACTTCTTGGTCTACAGATACCTCCAAGAATCAG GTTTCTCCCACTCAGCGTTCACCTTTGGCATTGAAAGCCACATTAGCCAGTCTAACATCAATGGAACACTAGTGCCCCCTGCAGCCCTCATTTCCATCCTGCAGAAAGGGCTCCAATATGTAGAGGCAGAGATAAGCATCAATGAG GACGGAACGGTGTTCGACGGGCGGCCGATCGAGTCGCTTTCGCTCATCGACGCCGTGATGCCCGACGTGGTGCAGACGCGGCAGCAGGCCTTCCGTGACAAACTGGCTCAGCAGCAGGCTGCCTGCACCATGGCGGCCTCCACCTCCGGCAACCAATCCAACGCGCCAAAGAACGGGGACGCCACTGTCAATGGGGAGGAGAACGGCACCCACAATATGA ATAACCATTGTGAGTCGATGGACATGGATGTGGACGTGGAGATCCCCGCCAGCAAAGCCACAGTGCTGCGAGGTCACGAGTCAGAAGTCTTCATCTGTGCCTGGAACCCTGTCAGTGATCTGCTGGCCTCAGG TTCGGGGGACTCCACAGCCAGAATCTGGAACCTCAACGAGAACAATAACTCAAACTCCACCCAGCTGGTGCTGCGCCACTGTATCCGAGAAGGTGGGCAGGACGTCCCCAGCAACAAAGATGTCACGTCACTAGACTGGAAT AGTGATGGGACGCTCCTGGCGACGGGCTCATACGACGGCTTCGCCAGAATATGGACAAAGGACG GAAATCTGGCGAGCACCTTGGGACAGCACAAGGGGCCAATATTTGCACTCAAGTGGAACAAGAAGGGGAACTCCATTCTCAGTGCCGGTGTAGATAAG ACGACAATCATTTGGGACGCGCACACAGGAGAAGCCAAACAGCAGTTCCCCTTCCACTCAG CTCCGGCTCTGGATGTGGACTGGCAGAATAACACCACCTTTGCCTCGTGCAGCACCGACATGTGCATCCACGTGTGTCGCCTCGGCAGCGACCGGCCACTCAAGACGTTCCAGGGTCACACG AACGAAGTTAATGCCATTAAGTGGGATCCTTCGGGAATGCTGCTCGCCTCATGCTCGGATGACATGACTTTAAAG ATCTGGAGTATGAAACAAGAATCATGCGTCCATGACCTCCAGGCTCATAGTAAAGAAATCTACACCATTAAATGGAGTCCGACTGGGCCGGGCACCAGCAACCCTAACTCCAACATCATGCTTGCGAG TGCGTCATTTGACTCGACGGTGCGACTGTGGGACGTCGAACGAGGGGTCTGCATCCACACGTTGACCAAGCACCAGGAACCCGTCTACAGCGTTGCCTTCAGCCCGGATGGCAAGCATCTCGCTAGCGGCTCCTTTGACAAGTGTGTGCATATTTGGAACACGACG AGTGGGGCCTTGGTGCACAGCTACAGAGGTACCGGTGGGATCTTTGAAGTGTGTTGGAATAGCACCGGTGACAAAGTTGGTGCCAGCGCGTCAGATGGTTCA GTATGCGTTCTGGACCTCCGGAAATAG